The region caaaatccaaaaaaaaacaataactTAGTGTCTTTTGTGGGAAATAAATTCAATTTCGACATGTCATGTCAGCTTGtcacgtcatcatgccacgtcagtAGCCAATCTGGTTGaacggtcaagtggtcagaattgtaaaaaattgaaaaacgcaGTGTCAAATTTGAGATAAAAATAAACATAGTGTCAAATTAGACTTTTGGTGTAAACTTAGTTATTACAATTAGTTATAACTAAAGATGAAATTACGTTTAATCTAttagttattttaaaattttattaacatttaaaaaaaacgaatttttaaatgatataacttttattttatcgatattatttaattataatttgaaAGATATGTTAAGATTCTATTTAAATATGGtatgatattattttttttattttaatgaaaaTATTGTAAAATCTTTATTAATTTTGGTATGATGTtgaatatttttggtataatttttTAGATGtatattaaattataattttaattaattttaacaaAATCGAAGTTAATTATCTTTGGATTTGATACTAAttacgaaaatgtcatttttatatattagagatgattatgatttttgtAAATATTATGTTATAAGAATCGGATTAATTTtgatatgattttaaaatattttggtatgatcttattatacttttaggtTGATTTAATAGTAAATAATATATAATCTATTTATGCATCCTTTGAAATTAAATATAGAAACGATTTTGTTGACATCTATAATATATGGGTAATAATTTCCAAAATTGTCTTTAAACTTCTGTTGTATATATTGTATAAGACTTCCTTAACTATTACTGTTATTCACTGTGAACATCAAAGCTCTCTAATATCGGAATTAAGATACCGAGAAATACACAAGGTTAGTGATTTTATTCTTTTTATGTATACAATATCAATTTTTTTACTTGACACACATTGAAAGACAACTATTACATGATGTTTTGCTTACTAATTGTCAGTTTGACTTATCAAATCACTTCAATTTATCAAATCAATAATGGAGTACACTTCAAGCAATAAAAGTAATGATGCACAAGATCACTCATCCATCATATGTGGTTTACATCTTATTGTCTAACAATGACATATTGCAATTCGATGTACATTTAGAAGATTAATTAGTGATATATGCACCTTCTATTATTAATGATCTCAACTCGAATGCATCGAGACTTACCAAGTTTGATAGAAAATTGAGATATTTTTCTATAGGTAGAGATCGTTTGTAGGGTATTTGGGTTTTCATACATAATCAATGAGTTAAAATCGATGTTAGTGATTACAATGCCGATTCACATGAATGCTGAGATTATCGAAACAAtctccttaatttttttttaaaggaaATACGATTAAGTGTTGTTCCGGCATATCGTTTCTCAagaagtattttcatttcattcagATTTTGAGATAGTGACTGTGCCAAGTAGAAATATATTTTAATCGTCAACTcatgttttattttgtttaatgatattaattttttttaggttactttatcattttttttattgtgtCGACTTTTTATAACTTTATATGACTTTTTATACGTTCTCCCGCGTTTAACGCGAGTCATAATCTAGTTATTAAACTAAAAgacaaaaaatataatttattcttTTCCTGTAGTATTTACATAGAATTTAAAAAGGGTAATTACTAATCTAGTCAAATTAAGGGAGTGATTAgcaatttttagccaaaaattaGGAAATGTCACAAAATAGCCCACGAAACCGTAGGTATTTATATTCGTCTACTATTTAGCAAAATCGTCTACTGTTtcattttttgtatatatatttttttaattttcaagatATAAAATCGTAGGTATTGTAAACCTTAGGTTTCCCAAACCCTAGGctacagtttttgtaaattctacggttttttttttaaatctacgGTTTTGTCAATAAAACTacggttttatttatttatttatttattttaaacagaTAGTATTTTTTTGAGAATTATTTTCATTATAAAGAATGTTTATAAAATGTAGaattattttgttaaaattttttgagattagtaatatatatatatatatatatatatatatatatatatatatatatatatatatatatcaaggttgtaaaaaacgcttgacgttagctagtcggtggactgaggTTAAGCGATTAATCGGCTAGGTAGAGATTAATCGGAGGATTAATCGGGgatcattaattgctaatttgttggattttaaaaacttaaatatgactaatatcatatcaaagttcataaataccactaatattataacaaaacaggttaatatgattaatacaacactaatcatgcctcaaatagtttccattgagataaaacttcttcaaaatgttaaaatttcatcgttttatactgtttcactcattatgtatgtagggattaatcgctaggcgccctctaatcggtcgagtagcgcctagggattaatcggagattaatcagGACCTAGTCGAGATTTTTACAGCAGTGATATATATTAAGTATTTCATATTTGGGAAATTTTCTTCTCTCTAGCTTCTTTATTCTCAAAATTAAGATAATGAGTTGTAACAAGTATTTCGTATTGCTCACTACGGATGGAAGATGGGGGTTTGTTAATTCCCAATTATCATATGTTTGGCCACCGGAATACAATCTGAGAATGTTTTATTTAGGTGTTGAAATTTACAAAACCACCACATTCACCGAATTTGTTTATTTGGTGAAGTGCAAGATGAGTCTTCCAGAAGAATCAAAAGTCAGTCTGGCTTATCAACATCCATAACAACTCtattattgtggtattgttgatGATCGTGATATTAGAAAGCTGATCAAGGTAATAAATGTCGTTGGAGATAAATCTGTATCTGTCTATGTGGTGGTTGAAGAAGGCGTTTGGCGTAACGAAGTGGATGATAGAGGAAAGGCATCTGCAGCTAATTTATCAAGTGGAAAATGGAGCAACAACCCAATAGGTAATTTTAAAAGTCTAAGTAAAAGTCAATCTCatagtgttgctgaaaatgtaAATGTAGTGCCAGAACCGATTATGTATGTTACACCGGAGAATTATAAGTATATCGGTGATAATGATGTTGGTAAATATGCTAATGATGTTGGTGTAAATCATTACTTTGACAAAAAAAAACACTAGGCGTGGGGAATAAGGTTGGTAATGAATCTGGAAAACAAGAAGTTCCATTTTTGCATGCTGGTGAACTAAAAGGATATGGCGAGTTTGTGGATTGTGACAAGTTGGATATATCCGTCCTAGAGAGTGATTCTAACTGAGAAGAATTTGATGATGAGCCTAAAATTATTTTTCAAATACCATGTTTCATGGTATGCCCCCATTGCCTTCGTGTCCTGTAAACGGTGATGTGAACATTCCATGTTAGAGGGTGGATATAAATGAAGAGATTAAGGTTCTAGATATTTTTGATGACAAAGAGTTGCTCAAGCTTGCAATTAGAAGACAGTGTATGGAACAAGGTAAGCAGTATAAGACTACCAGATCGAGAAAAGAAAGGTTCGATGTGGTTTGTTTGATAGAAAATTGTTCTTGGATGGTTAGGGCAAGGGGAATCAAATCGACTACTGCTTTCCAAGTCACAAAACTTGTTGACCAACACACATGTTGTGCAACAAACTTGGAGTCTAATCATCGACAATCAAAGAAAAAGGTACTCTGCCACTTTATCACTGAAGTATTGGCCGAAGATTATAATATATTTTATCGGGGTAATGAAATTGTGAGGGAAATCAATTCGAAATTTTCAATCAAATCTCATACCAACAGGCATGACGGGCTAAACAATATGTGTGGTTGATGTTAAGAGGTACCAAAGAGGATTCATTCACCAAACTACCAGCGTATATGCACAACTTGGTGAAGCATAATCTAGGAACTGTTACTCAGATAAGAACAGATGATAATGCGGTTTGAGTTTGTGTATATCGCGTTGGGTTGCTTGGTAAGCAGtgataattatttataacaaatataacatatgaatcctAATTGGTATTTGTTAATGCCATAAAAAATAATTGTAGGTACAAGCGTTCATCAAATATTGTAGGCCGACCCTAATAATTGATGGTGGTCACCTAAAGGGTGAATTCAAGGGTACGGTTTTGCTCGTAGTGACAATGGacagtcaaaaccaaatcatgcATGCCATATGCAAAAGTGAATGTATGGAGACATGGTCCTGGTTCCTTCGAAAACTACGTGAATGTATTGGCAACGTGGAAGACCTTACATTCATATATGATAGGGCTCCATCCATAGCGACATCAATTGCAAATATAtttcctcacgctcatcatggaGTATGTGGTATCCATTTGTATTTTAACATTTCAGCAAAATTTAGAACCAGCGATACAATACACACATTATTTTGGGAGACATGCAAAGCCTATACTATTAAAAAAATCGATAATGggatgaaaaaaattaaaaaggtaAATGATTATGTATAGGAatacctacaaaacatcaatccaAAAAGATGGGCCAGGGCACATTTTCCTGGGAATCGGTATTTTCTTATGACATCAAATAGTGTGGAGTCGATAAATTCAATGTCAAGATTTGCAAGAAAGATATCAATATTGATGTTGATTGAGTATTTTCGTGTAACAATGCAACAATGGAGTTTTCTGAAACGTAATGTTGCAGgtactaatattatatatatatatatatatatatatatatttttatatatatatatatatataatagtactTGAAATGTTATTTTACTACTCATATGATATTATGAAATTATGTATATTTTTTTAGCTGAAACAAAAACGCACTCACCCCATGGGCTGAAACGATTATACAAGCAAATAAGAATGCTTGTAATAATTGGATGGTGTATCCTATCTCAAATAGTAGATTTGAAGTGAAAAGCTCTACTCACAAAAgtgtcattgttgatttccaacaAAGAACCTGTACATGTAGGCGGTGGCAAATAGATGGCTTATCTTGTGGCCATGTCATAAAAGTGCTCACATTGAACCGTTACGAAGACTGTTCGGAATTTGCTTTAAAAGCTTACTTTACAGAGACACTGCGGAAAACTTACGAGGAGTCTGTGAACCCCTTACCAAGTCCATCTGAGtgggagatccccgatgatttgatgattgtgaAGCCACCCATAATGGAGAGACGTCAGCCAGGTAGGCCAAGAAACAATGACCGTATTCCGTCACAAGGTGAGCGTCCCATAAGACATGAATGTTCTACATGCGGTCATTTTGGACACACAAGGAACGATTGTATGGGTAGGGGATCGGGGAACGGATCTGGGGGGAGAAAAAAATCGACACAAAAGGGCATAATGACTGATGAATTCGCATCCGGAAGCGGGTCGCAGAACGAAAGCGTATACCCTGCTTTTGATTTCAACAACACATTTGATTTAAATTGTCCTTAGATTAATGTAGGAAAGTAATGAATTCTCGTATTTGTAATTTTTATTGCTTGTATTAAATTTCACTTCTGACATTATCAATTAAATCTAGTACCGCACTTATTATCTACTTTATTCCATGAAAAATAAAACacaaacataaaacattataGAAAACGAGATACACAAGTAGCAAACATTACATAAGACATTTCACATATAAGAGCCTTCTATAtgaaatatttgttatttttaactagaaTCCATGCATCCTCATACTCGAAGTCATTTCCCTCGTGCTCCAAAATGTAATGATCTTTAACAATTTCTAAAAGATCTTCGTCATTTTTTTGGATAACGATACCTATTTTTAAGATGATGATACCATTGATTGAACCATGTGATTTTTTCATTTAAATCCATCCACTTACCAACAATATCTTCTTGTGTTCGGTGTTTTCCTCTCCCAACAAGAGGTTAAACATAGCTATTATGCGGGTCCATTCATCACCTTCAAAGCAATCAAGGTTAACCATGGTTGTTACATCCTCgtaaacgttcatccaacattgTG is a window of Lactuca sativa cultivar Salinas chromosome 1, Lsat_Salinas_v11, whole genome shotgun sequence DNA encoding:
- the LOC128127114 gene encoding uncharacterized protein LOC128127114, whose product is MRFEFVYIALGCLVQAFIKYCRPTLIIDGGHLKGEFKGTVLLVVTMDSQNQIMHAICKSECMETWSWFLRKLRECIGNVEDLTFIYDRAPSIATSIANIFPHAHHGEYLQNINPKRWARAHFPGNRYFLMTSNSVESINSMSRFARKISILMLIEYFRVTMQQWSFLKRNVAAETKTHSPHGLKRLYKQIRMLVIIGWRWQIDGLSCGHVIKVLTLNRYEDCSEFALKAYFTETLRKTYEESVNPLPSPSEWEIPDDLMIVKPPIMERRQPGRPRNNDRIPSQGERPIRHECSTCGHFGHTRNDCMGRGSGNGSGGRKKSTQKGIMTDEFASGSGSQNESVYPAFDFNNTFDLNCP